The DNA segment ATTAACGGTAATGCAACCGAGTTGGCAAGCCCTCTGGCAAACTTTTTTGATTTTTATTTATATAACTCGTCTTAAGCCATATCTAGCGAGGCTTTGAGCGCATAAAAAGCCGTCGGGTGCTACTTCAATCCCATTCGCAACTGGGCCAAACGTTGCCGGGATTTCGGGTCAAGGGAATTGGCTAGAAAACGACTGGATGATTGCTTGTTGGCTTTGTTTTGGCGGCGGATGCCCTGAGCCGTTGATTCAACTTCGTGGTAGAGTTTCTGGGCTGACATCCATTCGGCACCGTACCCCGTGACCATCAGTTGCTGAACTCGATCTGATGTCGCCACAATCACTCTACGTTTAAATTTACGCAATTCTTGGTTTAAGTCAGCACAGATTTTTTCTATGAAAGTGTCTGCTGTCTGCTCAAAATCAGTGAAGCAAATCGATAAACGATCGGTAATAACTTCACTATTGCTTGGTGTATTTCTATACTGGGCATCAAATACTATCTGAGTATCCAAGCCTTGAAAAGCACTATAGCTGACTAGCGCTTCAATCAGTTGCCAGCGGGCGGCCTCTAGTCCGTTGCGATCGCGCGTGTAAAGCAGAAGAGGCCAAGCGCCAATTATGTTGTAGCCGTCTACGAGCAAAGTAGCCGACGGCGAGGGGGGTATCATTTTTCAACGCCAAATTTTTCTAAACTTAATATTTTCGATGATACTTTATCTTTCAATATAGGGCTAGAAAAGTCAAAAGTCAAAAGTCAAAAGAAAGAAATTTCTCCCTCTTCTCCTTTTTCCCCTCTTCCCCTAGCCCCTTTTTGACTTTTGACTTTTGACTTTCCTAGCCCCTCTGCTAGGCAATCTCCTCTTGCATCAGGCGTTGTTTCAAGCGATTTGGATCGCCTTTATCAACAACCAAGCCCCGTTCTAACAAGAATGCTCCGTCGCAGTAATTTAACTCGTCTAAGCGGTGAGTGACCCACAGGGCAGTTATGCCCTGCGTATTGACTAAACGCCGCACTTGAGCTACTAAGTCTAACTGACTGTCTGGATCGAGAAGGGCGGTGGGTTCATCCAACAACAATACTTCACAGCGACGGGCGAGGGCACCTGCGATCGCGACCCGCTGCTTTTGACCCCCACTCAAAGCATAAATTGGCCGTCTTTGCAATGCCCACAAATTCACAGTCGCCAGCGCTTCTTCTACCCGCTGACGAACTTGGCGCAAGGGGAGATTTTCCTCTACCAGTCCAAAGGCTACATCTGCACCAACGGTGGGCATCACCAATTGATGATCCGGATTTTGGAAGACGAATCCCACAGGCCCAGCAATCTTAATTTCACCAGACTGGGGACGCAAAAGTCCAGCCAGCAATCTCAACAATGTCGATTTTCCGCTCCCATTTGTCCCCAAAAGCATCCAGAATTGGCCCTTGGGGACATTGAGAGAACAGGATTTTAAAACTGTTTCGCCCCCAGGCCAGCTAAAGCCAACATTTTCCACTGTAATGGCTGATTGGGTCATGCGATCGCCGTCTGTGGGCATTTATGCTTCTGTCATCGCGAAGAAACCGGGGGGTCTGCCAGCAGATGCAGCACCGGACTTCTGAGATATTTGCACTGCGGTGATTTCAGTACTCAGGACGCCGATCTTTTTTTCTAGCTGTTTGTCGCAAGTGAGTTCCAAAATTTGAGGATTGCCAGAGCGCATCGCTTCCAGAACTTGATTGTAGAGCGCTTGGGCGTCCTCGTCTGACTTCCGTTGCACTGAAAGTGGGAAGGGAGTGTTCTTTAAAGTCAAGTCAATAGTGAACATGGGCGTTTGAGATATTCTGCTTAATTCCACAACCACTTTCTAGTATTGCAAAGTTAGCGAAATTAGGGGCCTCAAAAGTCAAAAGTCAAAAGTCAAAAGTCAAAAGAAAGAAAATTCTCCCTCTTCCCCCAG comes from the Argonema galeatum A003/A1 genome and includes:
- a CDS encoding ABC transporter ATP-binding protein; translated protein: MPTDGDRMTQSAITVENVGFSWPGGETVLKSCSLNVPKGQFWMLLGTNGSGKSTLLRLLAGLLRPQSGEIKIAGPVGFVFQNPDHQLVMPTVGADVAFGLVEENLPLRQVRQRVEEALATVNLWALQRRPIYALSGGQKQRVAIAGALARRCEVLLLDEPTALLDPDSQLDLVAQVRRLVNTQGITALWVTHRLDELNYCDGAFLLERGLVVDKGDPNRLKQRLMQEEIA
- a CDS encoding NYN domain-containing protein; protein product: MIPPSPSATLLVDGYNIIGAWPLLLYTRDRNGLEAARWQLIEALVSYSAFQGLDTQIVFDAQYRNTPSNSEVITDRLSICFTDFEQTADTFIEKICADLNQELRKFKRRVIVATSDRVQQLMVTGYGAEWMSAQKLYHEVESTAQGIRRQNKANKQSSSRFLANSLDPKSRQRLAQLRMGLK